AAAAACGGCGGGTATATCCATGAATACTACGACGACGGCACCGTCAACAACACGCATTCAAAGCACTTAGTAAGTACGGCGCGCTTTATTTATATCTTCAGTGTAGGGGCTCTTTTAGACGGACCGGATTGGTGCAAAGAAGCAGCTCAGCACGGCATTCGTTTTCTACAAAACAACCATTATGATAGAGAGAACGGCGGGTATTTTTTTGAAATAACCGATGACGGAGAAGTAAAAGATGATTCTAAACAAGCATATGGCCACGCTTTTGCTCTTTTAGCTTCTTCCATCGCGTATCAAGCCGGTATTCAAGAAGCAAAAGAAACAATTGAACAGGTATATGACGTGATGGAAAAGTACTTTTGGGAAGATGCGCACGGCTTTTACCGAGACGAATGGGACGCATCGTGGTCAGCTTCTTCTTTCTATCGGGGCCAAAATGCAAACATGCATATGTGTGAAGCGATGCTTTCTGCCTTTGAAGCAACAAGAGATAAAAAATACGTAGACCGGGCATACACGCTTGCAATAGGCGTTACTCAGCAGCTTGCTGAACGATCTGGCGGTATGATTTGGGAGCATTATGATACAGACTGGCAGCCGGATTGGGACTACAATAAAAACAACACAAAAGATGAATTTCGTCCGTACGGCTTTATACCAGGACATCAGTTTGAATGGAGCAAGCTGCTTTTATGGCTTGATCGGCACCGTTCGGAAAACTGGATGACAGAACGTGCAAAATATTTGTTTGATAAGGGCTGGAACAGAGGCTGGGATGCTAAGTACGGAGGTCTTTACTTTGCGCTGTCTCCTCAAGAAGAGGTCATTGACCCCGATAAAAACTACTGGGTGATGGCCGAAGCCATTTCTGCGGCTTCACTGCTCGGGGTAAAAACCGGAGACAGCGGATATTGGAAAGCATACGACGCCCTGTTCTCCTACTGTCAGAAACACTTTATCGATCACACATATGGAGGCTGGTATCAGCTGTTAAATCAGCAAAATGAACGCTACAGCTCGAAAAAAAGCCCCGCGCCTAAAGCCGATTATCACCCTGTTGCAGCCTGCTATCAAACGCTGATTGCGCTGAATTCTCGTTAAGATCATAATAACAAAGAAACCGTTTTCTTCCAGATGCGTTTATTTTTTTTATTTAAGGGAATTTACCTATTAACAATCAATGTTTCTACAATTCAGAAAAAGCTCGACTATATATATGCAAGGAGTGAGGACGATGTATTTTTACGCGTTAGCACAAGGAACAGATTCTGGAGACCCAGTGACACTGCATCATGAAAAGAAGTTTTCGAAAAAAGAATTTTTAGAGATGTTTAATGAAGCGTTAGATGAGCTGGATACGCATCCAGCTCCGGCGGATGTTGGTGAGTACCTTTGCCGTGCGTACGGATTTCAAGAAATTGAAATCGAGACGGGTGTTGTCTGCTACTGCGCACCTTTTAGAAAGCTAGACGACTCGGATATCATAGAAGACCGCACGTACATGGATGCCACGACAGGGACACTAAAATACAACTAATAGAAAACGAAAGGTTGGATACGTGTGAAAACTGTACAGAACATTTATCGAACGAGTGAAGCTGTACCAGAATCCGGTGCTTACATTTGCGCGGAAGGTGAAATTAAACTTTTTCAAAAAGATGATCTTTTTACACCTTGCCCGCACACACGTGAATCAACGACGTGGAAGCCCGTAGATGATGCCTTTTCAACCGGAGAATTGGTTCCGCAAACCGGTCGCTATACCGACGAAAACGGCAATCAAGTAAAGTTAAAAGAAAACGATTTATTTCCAAGGTGCCTTCGTTCAGGTGAGCCTACGACGTGGAGGCGCGGATAACAAACATCAAAGAGGCTGGGACAAAAATATTTTAGCCCAAGTGAAAAACGAACCATTAATCAACATGTTTGATGAGTGGTTCGTTTTTTGTGATGGTGAATATAGTTTGATCTATTTTGTTCCTTCTAGCAGTTGATTGGAGGGCAAGGCGAAGACTCCTGCGAGAAAAGCGGAACAGATGAGACCCCGCAGGAGCGCAAGCGACGAGGAGGCTCAGCGGCCGCCCGCGGAAAGCGAAGCCTTGCACGGAAATCAATTGCGGTGTCATAAGCAGGCCAGCTCATGTATCTCATTTGTTCGCCTTTAGGTTGGATTCATTTAGTTATGTCTCACCCTCTTTTATTAAAGCTTATTTAAAAAATGAATTCTTTTTTCTTCCTTTTAACAGATCTCCCGTCCAGCCTTTCATTTTTAAATAGAGATAAAGAGCAACCGTTGAAAGAACAATTAAAATGAGCGCGTAGATATAGCCAAACTTCCAATCAAGCTCCGGCATCCCTTTGAAGTTCATTCCCCAAAGGGCCCCAAAAGCGGTTAAAGGTGTACTAATTGCTGTTAAAAGCGTTAAAGCTTTCATAATCTCATTTCCTCTGTGAGTAGACACAACTTCTTCTAATTTAATTAACGCGTCAAATTCTTTTTGATATTGTTCAATCAGCGTGAGGCCAATTTCGATTTTTTTACACATTCGCTGATATTGAATCGTTTGGTTAATTTTTTTATGAAACGCTTCTTCGATTCCCATTGTGACTTCTCGAACAGAACTGATTAAATTTGTCCATATAAGCAGGTCATAGCGCGCTTTATGAATTTCATCTAACACGTCGATGTTATTATTATGGCGCACTTCCCACAGAAGCTCTCTGAAATGACTTTCAAACTGATCAAACCCGTTTAAATGCTTTTTCATAATTTCACCTAAAAGAATAAAAAAACTTTCCGCCGTATTAGCAGACTGCTTCATGCGTTCAATCATTCGTTCATGGTTGGTTTGTTCGAGGATTTTCAAATCAAGTCCCGCGGTTATAATAAACTCCTCGGTAATATAAAAGTGAAACGAATCGTAATCCCTTTGATCAAATGACTTCTTATGATAAATGAGTGAACCATAAATCAGCTCACTTTCTCCTACTACATCTACTTGAATGTGATTAGAGTTTTTCTTTTGCAGCTGATGGCAAAACCATTCATCTCGTGGGTACTGATAGTCTTTAAGGACATCAGCTATTCCATCTGCTTCTTCTACATCAAACTGATACCATTTCCATTCGTCGTTCGTCACGGTATTCATACTTTCCCTCTTTCCCCTTTTATTAGGATTTTTCCCTATATACAATCAATTAAAACCTCACATATTAAATAAACATACATTTCATATACATCTTTATTTCAAAAGTGCTATAATAATAGATACACTGCGCGTATGCGCGATGCTTCATCAGTTTGAGAGGAGAATAATAGTGAAGAAAGATATCGCTTTACGTTCTTATCTGCTAGAGAATGCACCAAATATGACCGAAGAATGGTATGAATCTTTGGACAGAAAATCTTCTGAAGGCGTTTATATCTCTAATGACCCTGATGTCATTCAACGGTTAAAAGCGCAAAACTATGAATTTCATTTATATATCAGCAACATCTTTATAGAAGAAGAAAAGAGCTTTTTTGACTCTTTTAACACGTGGCTAAATAAAGTTTCTAAAGATCAACACCATCTCCAAACTCCCATTCAGTGTATTATTAAAGAGTTTATGAACGTCCGTAAACAATATTGTGATTATATTCGTCAGTTTGCAGAACTTCATCATGACGTGACTCAACAGCATATCGATAAGTGGAACGAAAAAGTAGTAAGAGTATTTGATATTATTATCTTAAAATTCATTACAGAAGCTCAAAATTATGCGTCAAGTCGTCTTCGTTCTCAGCAGGAAATGATTCATGAACTAAGTTCACCTGTTATTGTGATTAAAAAAGACGTGGCTCTTTTACCATTAGTTGGTGATATTGACACGACAAGAGCTAAAATGATTCTAGAAAGCACGTTAAAACAGTGTGCAGAAAAGCAAATTGCTCATTTGTATATTGATTTATCAGGCGTTGTGATGATTGATACAATGGTCGCACACGAGCTATTCCAGCTGATAGATGCACTTGATTTAATCGGCGTCAAATCGATTTTATCAGGTATCCGCCCTGAATTGGCCACTACTGCGATGCAGCTTGGACTAAAATTTGACCGTATACGGATTAAATCGAATCTTGCTCAAGCATTAGAAGATGATTCAAAAATTGTAATTGCTTCTAGTACTCATTAATAAGTAGATTTATAAAGACAAAAACAGCCTTCTCAGGCTGTTTTTTATCTTTTATTTTCTATGATGAATACGTTCAGAACCCGATTCATCCTTCGTTTTCTTTTTATTTTTCTCTTCTTTTTGTTCAAGCCTTATGTCTTCCATTGGCAT
The genomic region above belongs to Priestia megaterium and contains:
- a CDS encoding STAS domain-containing protein produces the protein MKKDIALRSYLLENAPNMTEEWYESLDRKSSEGVYISNDPDVIQRLKAQNYEFHLYISNIFIEEEKSFFDSFNTWLNKVSKDQHHLQTPIQCIIKEFMNVRKQYCDYIRQFAELHHDVTQQHIDKWNEKVVRVFDIIILKFITEAQNYASSRLRSQQEMIHELSSPVIVIKKDVALLPLVGDIDTTRAKMILESTLKQCAEKQIAHLYIDLSGVVMIDTMVAHELFQLIDALDLIGVKSILSGIRPELATTAMQLGLKFDRIRIKSNLAQALEDDSKIVIASSTH
- a CDS encoding magnesium transporter CorA family protein, yielding MNTVTNDEWKWYQFDVEEADGIADVLKDYQYPRDEWFCHQLQKKNSNHIQVDVVGESELIYGSLIYHKKSFDQRDYDSFHFYITEEFIITAGLDLKILEQTNHERMIERMKQSANTAESFFILLGEIMKKHLNGFDQFESHFRELLWEVRHNNNIDVLDEIHKARYDLLIWTNLISSVREVTMGIEEAFHKKINQTIQYQRMCKKIEIGLTLIEQYQKEFDALIKLEEVVSTHRGNEIMKALTLLTAISTPLTAFGALWGMNFKGMPELDWKFGYIYALILIVLSTVALYLYLKMKGWTGDLLKGRKKNSFFK
- a CDS encoding AGE family epimerase/isomerase produces the protein MNTATDFSSTAFRKPHTLKQHIFDTLHFYYPACIDQKNGGYIHEYYDDGTVNNTHSKHLVSTARFIYIFSVGALLDGPDWCKEAAQHGIRFLQNNHYDRENGGYFFEITDDGEVKDDSKQAYGHAFALLASSIAYQAGIQEAKETIEQVYDVMEKYFWEDAHGFYRDEWDASWSASSFYRGQNANMHMCEAMLSAFEATRDKKYVDRAYTLAIGVTQQLAERSGGMIWEHYDTDWQPDWDYNKNNTKDEFRPYGFIPGHQFEWSKLLLWLDRHRSENWMTERAKYLFDKGWNRGWDAKYGGLYFALSPQEEVIDPDKNYWVMAEAISAASLLGVKTGDSGYWKAYDALFSYCQKHFIDHTYGGWYQLLNQQNERYSSKKSPAPKADYHPVAACYQTLIALNSR